The sequence ACCGCGACGACAGCCTTCGTCCCAGCCGCGGTCCACGCCGCAGCCGCGTCGACAGCCTTCGTCCCAGCCGCGGTCCACGCCGCAGCCGCGTCGACAGCCTTCGTCTCAGCCGCGGTCCACGCCGCAGCCGCGTCGACAGCCTTCGTCCCAGCCGCGGTCCACGCCGCAGCCGCGTCGACAGCCGACCGCTCGACCGAAGACGTCGGCACCGAAGTCCCGTGGCACCAGCACGCAAGCAAGGAGTCCTCGCGGCGGATCGAAGAGCAGTGCCAGTGGACGGAGTAGCTCGGGGAGCAAACCGAGAAGCTCTTCCAGTGGACGAAGCTCCGGGAGCCGAAGCTCGGGTGGCAAAAAGTCGTCCGGCGCTCGTTCCAGCCGTAGCCGGGGCCGCTGATCAGGGCTCGGCTCGGACCCGCTGCCTGAACGCCTCCAGTAGACGCCGGCCGTCGACGCGTAATCGCTCGTCGACGGCCTCGTCGGGCAAGCCCGCTCGGCGCGTGAACTCATGCCGGGCTTCGGGATGGAACTGGTAGCTGTACGTCGGCCGCGCGGGGTCTTCGAGGCCATCGACCGGAACCCCCTCCCGCCGGGCAGTGATCTTCCACCCTTCGGGTTCGCGGACAACATGCTCACGATGACTGACGACGACCCGTAGCGATTCCCCTTCGTCCAGGAGCCCGTCACTCACAATCTGGCTCTCCTCGATCGCAACACGTTTGTCGCCGGTGTCGGATAGATCGGCGACAACCCCACCGGCGAGGTGGGCGATCAACTGGTGCCCGTAGCAGATCCCCAGGAGCGGACGACGGATGCGTCCTTCCACGATCGGACGCGCCCACTCGGAAAGACGGTCCTGCCAGCCCAGGGAGTCATGGACCGATACCCCCGAGCCCATCAGCACGATCCCCGCCACGTCGTAGCCATCGCCCGGCGCCGGCCCCTCGCCCCGGTTGAGCGCCGGCTGAAACAGCCGTGATCGACCGTCCCAGTTCTCGAGGATCTGCTGGACGCCTTCCGTCTCCGGTGAGTTCACCGAGGGGTCCACGACCC comes from Acidobacteriota bacterium and encodes:
- a CDS encoding gamma-glutamyl-gamma-aminobutyrate hydrolase family protein (Members of this family of hydrolases with an active site Cys residue belong to MEROPS family C26.), whose amino-acid sequence is MRTLWVVDPSVNSPETEGVQQILENWDGRSRLFQPALNRGEGPAPGDGYDVAGIVLMGSGVSVHDSLGWQDRLSEWARPIVEGRIRRPLLGICYGHQLIAHLAGGVVADLSDTGDKRVAIEESQIVSDGLLDEGESLRVVVSHREHVVREPEGWKITARREGVPVDGLEDPARPTYSYQFHPEARHEFTRRAGLPDEAVDERLRVDGRRLLEAFRQRVRAEP